From the Calliopsis andreniformis isolate RMS-2024a chromosome 4, iyCalAndr_principal, whole genome shotgun sequence genome, one window contains:
- the Est-6 gene encoding venom carboxylesterase-6 codes for MSEDANGDRVAGCEDCLYLNIYVPARNLKETLLPVMFFIHGGAFQFGSGNEVDESFLMDRDVVLVTFNYRVGPFGFLSTGSRLVPGNMGLKDQSMALKWVSNYIKNFGGNPKNITLFGMSAGAASVHYHYLSPLSAGLFHRGISISGVALDPWSQTERAPEKAMQLGALLGCSTKTLSKMIHCLQERPARQIAQAVGDFMYWLYNPYVPFGPVVEKQLLPRPFLHKSPMEIISKGNAMDVPWITGVVSEEGLYAAAEFVANDTRLKQLNDEWDEIVPYLLDFNDTIPLSKHTQVSQKIRKYYLGDKKVNDQTVKPVIEMIGDRMLAVNYEKAVRLQAHVNKSPVWTYYYTYRSQHSLSEALSGSTKNFGVSHGDDIYLILNPAQSNTDRPQDKQMQELLLDFYTSFAINGKPSIGTATWETIDSSKIQFRYLHIADPQHISMDGDNNFASKAFWNTIPFEENSLS; via the exons ATGAGCGAGGATGCAAATGGAGACAGGGTCGCTGGTTGCGAGGATTGTctctatttgaatatttacgtgCCAGCTAGGAATCTAAAGGAAACCTTGTTGCCAGTGATGTTTTTCATCCATGGTGGAGCTTTCCAGTTCGGTAGTGGTAACGAGGTGGATGAGTCGTTCTTGATGGATCGTGATGTAGTACTTGTTACTTTTAATTATCGAGTGGGGCCTTTTG GTTTCCTCAGCACGGGAAGTCGATTGGTTCCTGGAAATATGGGCTTAAAAGATCAGAGTATGGCTCTGAAGTGGGTTTCTAACTACATTAAGAATTTTGGTGGCAATCCTAAGAACATAACTCTTTTTGGTATGAGCGCGGGTGCTGCTAGTGTTCATTATCATTATCTGTCGCCTTTAAGTGCtgggcttttccacc GGGGTATATCGATTAGCGGGGTTGCATTAGATCCTTGGTCACAGACAGAGCGTGCCCCTGAAAAGGCTATGCAATTGGGCGCCCTTTTAGGATGTTCCACAAAGACATTGTCAAAAATGATCCATTGCTTGCAAGAGCGTCCAGCGCGACAAATAGCGCAAGCTGTTGGCGATTTCATG TATTGGTTGTATAATCCATACGTACCATTCGGTCCAGTCGTAGAGAAACAATTGCTTCCTCGTCCCTTCCTACATAAATCCCCAATGGAGATTATTAGTAAGGGTAATGCAATGGATGTTCCATGGATAACGGGGGTAGTTAGCGAGGAAGGATTGTATGCTGCAGCAG AATTTGTGGCAAACGATACACGTCTGAAGCAATTGAACGATGAATGGGACGAAATTGTTCCATACTTGCTAGACTTTAACGATACCATTCCGCTCAGCAAGCATACTCAAGTGTCTCAGAAAATTCGAAAGTATTACTTGGGTGACAAAAAAGTTAATGATCAGACTGTGAAGCCTGTGATAGAAATGATTGGTGATCGAATGTTAGCTGTTAACTATGAGAAGGCTGTTAGGTTGCAAGCACATGTGAACAAAAGTCCTGTATGGActtattattatacttatagATCTCAGCACAGTCTTAGCGAGGCTCTGAGTGGTTCAACTAAAAACTTTG GTGTTAGCCATGGTGATGATATAtacctcatactcaaccctgcTCAGTCAAACACTGACAGACCGCAGGATAAACAGATGCAGGAGCTCTTGCTTGACTTTTACACTTCTTTCGCTATCAATGG AAAACCAAGTATCGGTACAGCTACATGGGAAACGATAGATTCTTCTAAGATACAGTTTCGTTATTTGCATATAGCCGATCCGCAACATATATCTATGGACGGCGACAACAATTTTGCGAGTAAGGCCTTCTGGAACACTATTCCTTTTGAGGAGAATTCATTATCCTAA